In the genome of Desulfuromonas sp. DDH964, one region contains:
- a CDS encoding helicase C-terminal domain-containing protein → MQHSFSSTVIDQLRQAIREAGGNEVFFLGHTDATRQVIAIEVLARGSREAVPAILQACRHGDVVIHNHPSGDLSPSRADLEIAGRLGALGVGFHIVDNPVDRVYRVVEAFLPHNRQLLDPARIAELLGPAGSIASALSGYEDRPEQLRMAFAVGEAFNNDQLAVIEAGTGTGKSLAYLVPALLWALANEERVVVSTNTINLQEQLIRKDLPLLQRATGLEFRAVLVKGRGNYLCRRRLATAHREPELFDTEHHALLDSLVDWAAQSSDGSRDELTFVPHEVVWEEVRCEADQCARVRCADYATCFFHRARRLAAQADLLVVNHALLLSDLALRQQTDNYSAAAVLPPFDRVILDEAHHLEDVATSYFSAQVTRFSYARVLGKLRHPRKPEKGLLPRFLAQLSQRLPDSADELYRELHGRVEQLLGERQGLYERALADLDTIGAQLAAAFPNRGEEELRQRVTATYQEQPVWGETVGRVRELAAATALLSRAGMDLLKACEALPEKVADGLASVLTDCAGTFLRLAAIASDLELFVAAGPGHCVWMEVLPARGGRTPVTRLCAAPLEVAASLQRGLYDRFRSVVLTSATLAVGDSFSFLEQRVGLDRCPPARRTTLRLASPFDFARQALLAVPTDIPEPGRPGYPEMVRDLAGRAVVAADGRSFVLFTAYSLLRLVHGELEPILAARGFRCLRQGQENRHRLLKAFVADPTSVLFATDSFWEGVDVPGRALEQVIITRLPFKVPTEPILEARAEAIEGRGGDPFMEFTVPQAVIKFKQGFGRLIRHRNDRGVVLILDARVVKKGYGRVFLRSLPEVQVIAAPSAEVFTAINDFFHREERSPEEGQ, encoded by the coding sequence ATGCAACACTCATTCTCCAGCACGGTTATTGACCAGCTTCGTCAGGCGATCCGCGAGGCCGGCGGCAACGAGGTTTTTTTCCTCGGCCACACCGATGCAACCCGGCAAGTGATTGCCATTGAAGTCCTTGCCCGCGGCTCCAGGGAGGCCGTTCCCGCCATCCTGCAGGCCTGTCGCCATGGAGACGTGGTTATCCACAACCACCCCTCGGGCGACCTTTCACCTTCCCGGGCGGACCTGGAGATAGCCGGGCGTCTCGGCGCCCTCGGAGTCGGTTTCCACATTGTGGACAACCCTGTGGACAGGGTCTACCGTGTGGTCGAAGCCTTCCTCCCTCACAACCGACAACTGCTCGACCCGGCCCGCATCGCCGAGTTGCTAGGCCCTGCGGGTTCGATTGCCAGCGCCCTCTCCGGCTACGAAGACCGTCCGGAACAACTGCGCATGGCCTTTGCCGTCGGCGAGGCCTTCAACAACGACCAGCTGGCGGTTATCGAGGCCGGTACCGGCACCGGCAAAAGCCTCGCCTACCTGGTGCCGGCGCTGCTCTGGGCCCTCGCCAATGAAGAACGGGTCGTCGTTTCGACCAACACCATCAACCTCCAGGAGCAGCTGATCCGCAAGGATCTGCCCCTGCTGCAACGGGCCACCGGCCTGGAGTTTCGCGCCGTCCTCGTCAAGGGACGTGGGAACTACCTCTGCCGCCGGCGCCTGGCGACCGCCCACCGCGAACCGGAACTCTTCGACACCGAGCACCATGCCCTTCTCGACAGTCTGGTCGACTGGGCGGCACAGAGCAGCGATGGCTCCCGTGACGAACTGACCTTCGTCCCCCACGAAGTGGTCTGGGAAGAGGTGCGCTGCGAGGCGGACCAGTGTGCCCGCGTCCGCTGCGCCGACTACGCCACCTGTTTTTTCCATCGGGCACGACGGCTCGCGGCCCAGGCCGACCTGCTGGTCGTCAACCACGCGCTGCTCCTCTCCGACCTAGCGCTACGCCAGCAGACCGACAACTACAGCGCGGCGGCGGTTCTCCCCCCCTTCGACCGGGTGATCCTCGATGAGGCCCACCACCTCGAAGATGTTGCCACCAGCTACTTTTCCGCCCAGGTCACCCGCTTTTCCTATGCCCGGGTCCTCGGCAAGCTGCGCCACCCGCGCAAGCCGGAGAAAGGACTGCTCCCTCGCTTCCTCGCCCAGCTTTCGCAGCGACTCCCCGACAGTGCCGACGAACTCTACCGGGAATTGCACGGCCGTGTCGAACAACTCCTGGGAGAACGCCAGGGCCTTTACGAGCGGGCGCTTGCCGACCTCGACACTATCGGCGCTCAACTGGCGGCTGCCTTTCCGAACCGGGGGGAAGAGGAACTGCGCCAGCGGGTCACTGCCACCTACCAGGAGCAGCCGGTCTGGGGCGAAACGGTGGGACGGGTGCGCGAACTGGCGGCGGCAACGGCACTTTTGAGCCGTGCCGGGATGGATCTGCTCAAGGCGTGCGAAGCCCTGCCGGAGAAGGTCGCCGACGGCCTCGCCTCCGTTCTCACCGACTGCGCGGGAACCTTTTTGCGCCTGGCGGCGATTGCCAGCGACCTCGAACTCTTCGTCGCCGCCGGACCGGGACATTGTGTCTGGATGGAAGTATTGCCGGCACGGGGCGGACGCACGCCCGTAACCCGGCTGTGCGCCGCCCCCCTCGAGGTCGCCGCAAGCCTGCAACGGGGACTCTACGACCGCTTCCGCTCCGTGGTCCTGACCAGCGCCACCCTCGCGGTCGGTGATTCGTTCAGCTTTCTGGAACAACGCGTCGGCCTTGACCGCTGTCCCCCGGCCCGCCGCACTACGCTGCGGCTCGCCTCCCCTTTCGATTTTGCCCGCCAGGCCCTGCTGGCGGTTCCCACCGACATTCCCGAACCGGGCCGTCCCGGCTACCCGGAGATGGTCCGGGACCTCGCCGGTCGCGCCGTGGTTGCCGCCGACGGCCGCAGTTTCGTCCTCTTTACCGCCTACTCCCTGTTGCGGCTGGTTCATGGCGAGCTGGAGCCGATCCTTGCCGCCCGTGGTTTTCGCTGCCTGCGCCAGGGACAAGAGAACCGCCATCGCCTGCTGAAAGCCTTTGTCGCCGATCCGACCAGCGTCCTCTTCGCGACCGATTCCTTCTGGGAAGGGGTCGATGTCCCCGGCCGTGCCCTGGAACAGGTGATCATCACCCGTCTCCCCTTCAAGGTCCCCACCGAACCGATCCTTGAGGCCCGGGCCGAAGCGATCGAAGGCCGGGGCGGCGATCCGTTCATGGAGTTCACGGTCCCCCAGGCGGTGATCAAGTTCAAACAGGGGTTCGGTCGCCTGATCCGGCACCGCAACGACCGCGGGGTGGTGCTGATACTCGATGCCCGGGTGGTCAAGAAGGGGTATGGGCGTGTCTTTTTACGTTCCCTGCCGGAAGTCCAGGTGATTGCCGCTCCCAGCGCCGAGGTATTCACCGCTATCAACGACTTTTTCCATCGCGAAGAACGTTCTCCGGAAGAGGGTCAATGA